AGTTTGCCTTTATCGTTCGGGGATTACCCGACATATATATGGTTTGACATTTCTATCAAAATTCCTTCTTTATCGACTAGCCAGCAAATCCTCCAGTCCAATAATCAAGAAAATTTCCTGTATTTCTTCATTTATATTTATAAATTTATATTCTGTTTCTTGTTCTTTTAACGTGCGTATTAAGTTTAACAATGATCCGATTCCTGTGGAATCGATAAACACCACATTCTTCATGTCCACACACACCATCGTTACAGACGTCAGATCCATCGCCGCAATGGTTTCCTCGAAAACGTCAACCCCCGAAATGTCCAAGGCGCCGTTCAATTGAATGTTGAACACATCATTTTCCCAATTTGTTTGGATACCCAACACATTTACACCCCACTATAGATAAGTTCATATTCCCGGTTTAGTCTTACGTGCAAAGGACCTGTCTCTTCAATAAACTTTTTAGAAACTGTCGATATTTTCACGACGGTATCCGGATACACGCGTTCCGTTTTTATAAATCCTTCTGCGCTTTTAACCCAAACCTCTGTCAAACTTCCTCCTTTTGAACCAATCTCACTGGCTACAACGCTGTTCCCTGCCTGTACCTTTCCTCCACGCAATGTTTCTGCTTTCATACTTCCTTTGCAATAAATGTCCGATCCATAGCAAAATCGCTCAACCACAACATCCCAAGCCGATTTGATGGAACTGTTGGTTAGGCTTTGCACCTGGATATTCATTTTTTTGTTGGAATCAAATTCGACTGCAGAAATTACATTTTCCATGTACTTCACTACAGAATCGAGTTGATCCAATGTCTTGATAAGCGGATGAAAATACAGAAATGACTTTTCGAGAAAATCGACCACTTGGAAAGTATCCTCATCAAAACTATCCTTCTCGTCCTTGATAACAGTACCCACTTCCCGAATCAGAACTGGCAGCTTCTTAAATTTGATTTCGGTTAGCAGCTTTAACAACGGTTGCAAACCCTTTTTTCCGATGTCTGATTTTGTGAAAGCACGGTTGGTTCCCAATTGTTTAACAACCACAATTAATTTTACTAGATC
The genomic region above belongs to Effusibacillus pohliae DSM 22757 and contains:
- a CDS encoding STAS domain-containing protein encodes the protein MLGIQTNWENDVFNIQLNGALDISGVDVFEETIAAMDLTSVTMVCVDMKNVVFIDSTGIGSLLNLIRTLKEQETEYKFININEEIQEIFLIIGLEDLLASR